CGAGCCGAACGACTGGCGTGGTGAAAAGGGCGGAAAATGGCCCTGTGCAAATCTGGCATCGGCTTTGCATTAAATAAAACGAGTGAATAAAAGTTTTGGGCAATGTGCCAATGGCGGTGCGTGTGTCCATGGATAAAGGCGTCCTGCAGTGCGTGAGCACTGCCGGGCGCTTTTTTTTGCGCGTTTCTGGAGCGGTTATGGGCGATAAGTTTTCGATTTCACGGCGGCGTTTATTACAGGCGGGGGCCGCGCTGGGCGGCGCAATGCTGCTGCCCGGCATGATGCAGGCGGCGTGGGCGGCAGGTTCGGATAAGCCGGAACAGACCACCGTGCGGGTGGGTTTTATTCCGCTGACCGACTGCGCGCCCTTAGCCATTGCCTCCCTGAAGGGGTTTGATAAAAAGCACGGCATTACCCTCGTGCCGAGCAAAGAGGCCAGTTGGGCGGCGGTGCGCGACAAGCTGGTCGCCGGAGAGCTGGATGCGGCGCACATTCTGTACGGCATGCTCTACGGCCTCGAGCTGGGTATCGCCAGTAAACCGCAGGCGATGGCTAACCTGATGACTCTTAACCGCAACGGCCAGGCCATTACCCTCTCCAGCGAACTGCAGGAGAAGGGCGTAACCGACCTTAGCGGGCTAAAAAAACTGATCGGCCAGAGCGCGCCGGGCAGCTACACCTTCGCGCATACCTTCCCCACCGGCACCCACGCGATGTGGCTCTACTACTGGCTGGCAAGCGGTGGAATTAATCCCTTTGAGGATGTGCGCACCGTGGTAGTGCCGCCGCCGCAAATGGTGATGAATATGCGCATCGGCAATATGAGCGGTTTCTGCGTCGGCGAGCCGTGGAACGCGCGCGCCATTAATGATCGCATCGGCTTTACCGCTGCTACCTCGCAGGATATCTGGC
This Klebsiella sp. RHBSTW-00484 DNA region includes the following protein-coding sequences:
- a CDS encoding CmpA/NrtA family ABC transporter substrate-binding protein; amino-acid sequence: MGDKFSISRRRLLQAGAALGGAMLLPGMMQAAWAAGSDKPEQTTVRVGFIPLTDCAPLAIASLKGFDKKHGITLVPSKEASWAAVRDKLVAGELDAAHILYGMLYGLELGIASKPQAMANLMTLNRNGQAITLSSELQEKGVTDLSGLKKLIGQSAPGSYTFAHTFPTGTHAMWLYYWLASGGINPFEDVRTVVVPPPQMVMNMRIGNMSGFCVGEPWNARAINDRIGFTAATSQDIWPEHPEKILGTRSEWVERNPNTARALVAAVMEAQRWIEASADNTRETARILAKRAWLNTKEQYLTGRMLGEYDNGIGRRWQDAHPMHFYAQGEVSFPWLSDGMWFLTQFRRWGLLKSAPDYQAVAQRINRIDVWKEAAQAVGGISTPTQLMRSSTLLDGKVWNGVDPEGYARSFAIQRKGA